A genomic region of Candidatus Bathyarchaeota archaeon contains the following coding sequences:
- a CDS encoding energy-coupling factor transporter transmembrane protein EcfT, which translates to MSLRVFDGFKFKKLDTPIHKMDPRSKFMFVTVIFVLTLLFTNLICLIILLLLQLPLILIAKCGRKWLKTMKGTAFFAILIFIMNFITGSSFAFSLAMTIRFLTLVSSFSLFFMTTSPDDLGLALEQMKIPYTVVFTFTTAVRLVPTIAVDAQTVIDAQKSRGLELEKGNLMKRVKNFIPILIPLIVSAIRRSMELAEALESRGFNASKKRTSYITLKLRKLDYITLFLTILLLASGVYVKFYIALPQIDLPLKIPSIHFFAKLFKELNKEILLIFR; encoded by the coding sequence TTGTCACTTAGAGTTTTTGATGGATTTAAATTTAAAAAATTAGATACGCCAATTCATAAAATGGATCCCCGATCAAAATTTATGTTTGTAACAGTAATCTTTGTGTTAACGCTGCTTTTTACAAATTTAATTTGTTTAATAATTCTTCTCTTGCTTCAATTACCTTTAATTTTAATCGCTAAATGCGGTAGAAAATGGTTAAAAACTATGAAGGGGACCGCTTTCTTCGCAATTCTAATTTTTATAATGAATTTTATTACAGGGTCTTCCTTCGCTTTCTCTTTAGCTATGACTATTAGATTTTTAACTTTAGTTTCTTCTTTTTCATTATTCTTTATGACTACTTCTCCAGATGATTTAGGGTTAGCTTTAGAGCAGATGAAAATTCCATATACAGTTGTCTTTACTTTTACTACCGCAGTAAGATTGGTTCCAACGATAGCTGTAGATGCTCAAACAGTTATTGACGCTCAAAAATCTAGAGGGTTAGAATTGGAAAAAGGTAATTTAATGAAAAGAGTTAAAAACTTTATTCCAATTTTAATTCCGTTAATTGTTAGCGCTATTAGAAGAAGCATGGAGCTTGCTGAAGCTTTAGAATCTAGAGGATTTAACGCTTCTAAAAAAAGAACATCTTATATAACGTTAAAGCTTCGTAAACTAGATTATATCACTTTGTTTTTAACAATTCTTCTCCTTGCTTCTGGGGTTTATGTGAAGTTTTATATTGCTTTACCTCAAATTGATCTTCCACTTAAAATTCCTTCAATCCATTTTTTTGCAAAACTTTTTAAAGAGTTAAATAAGGAAATTTTGTTAATATTTAGGTAA
- the hxlB gene encoding 6-phospho-3-hexuloisomerase: MINDFNEVVNSLLEGVKESISKINIEEVKKMIEWIIKSKNNRILVVGAGRSGFAGKSFAMRLMHLGFNVYVLGETITPAIGKDDLIIAISGSGTTKLVVTACEIGKEVGARIIAVTSYPDSPLGKLADHIVQIKGRAKRTNETDYFLRQITGAHEPLAPLGTIFEISTMVFLDSLIVELMRKLGKTEEELKARHATIE; the protein is encoded by the coding sequence TTGATAAACGATTTTAATGAAGTTGTTAACTCTCTTTTAGAAGGTGTTAAAGAATCTATCTCAAAAATAAACATTGAAGAAGTAAAAAAAATGATTGAATGGATAATAAAATCTAAAAACAATAGGATACTTGTTGTAGGAGCTGGAAGAAGCGGTTTTGCAGGGAAATCTTTTGCTATGCGTTTAATGCATTTAGGATTTAACGTTTACGTGTTAGGTGAAACTATAACTCCAGCTATAGGAAAAGATGATTTAATTATAGCAATTTCAGGTTCTGGAACAACAAAACTTGTTGTCACAGCTTGTGAAATAGGAAAAGAAGTTGGCGCTAGAATAATTGCTGTAACCTCTTACCCCGATTCACCTTTAGGAAAACTTGCAGATCATATTGTGCAAATAAAAGGAAGAGCTAAAAGAACTAATGAAACTGATTATTTTTTAAGGCAAATTACGGGGGCTCATGAACCTTTAGCACCGCTTGGAACAATATTTGAGATTTCAACAATGGTTTTTCTAGATAGTTTAATAGTTGAATTAATGAGGAAACTTGGTAAAACTGAAGAAGAGCTTAAAGCTAGACATGCTACAATAGAGTGA
- a CDS encoding DHH family phosphoesterase: MVKRENLIKKFKRYIFSLRSVAVVCHQNADPDAICSAFALLKLLKKLNKRLKVSLVAPEGINKLSKQILKAIPVFFVEDLDLKFFDSVFLVDTSSIKQLGEFGERILKLRKPVIIIDHHIKHPEMRRITKLFLINERATSTCEIVYNLYQSLKVKPLKIVAQALMIGLAFDTRHFTLANLQTFQTAVSLCKFGAKPEKAIELLKVPLERPERIARLKAAQRMEIKEIGNWMLATSTVSSFQASAARAIIALGADVAIVAGEKEGKLKASLRATSEFYKVTGIHLGRDLAVPLGKFLNGVGSGHAIAAGVNGYGDLNETINQFTSLLMNLLKISK, encoded by the coding sequence CTGGTTAAACGAGAAAACCTAATTAAAAAATTTAAACGTTACATTTTTAGTTTAAGAAGTGTAGCTGTTGTATGCCATCAAAATGCTGATCCAGATGCTATTTGCTCAGCTTTTGCTCTATTAAAACTCTTAAAAAAATTAAATAAACGTTTAAAAGTCTCACTTGTTGCACCTGAAGGAATAAACAAACTTTCAAAACAAATTTTAAAGGCTATACCCGTATTTTTTGTTGAAGATTTAGATTTAAAATTTTTTGATTCTGTTTTTCTTGTTGATACAAGCAGTATTAAGCAACTTGGAGAGTTTGGAGAAAGAATTTTAAAATTAAGGAAACCTGTTATTATAATTGATCATCATATTAAGCATCCGGAAATGAGAAGAATTACAAAATTATTTTTAATAAATGAAAGAGCCACCTCCACCTGTGAAATCGTATATAATCTTTATCAAAGTTTAAAAGTTAAACCATTAAAAATAGTTGCTCAAGCATTAATGATTGGATTAGCTTTTGACACTAGACACTTTACATTAGCCAATCTTCAAACTTTTCAAACAGCTGTTAGCTTATGTAAATTTGGAGCTAAACCTGAGAAAGCTATTGAATTACTGAAGGTTCCTTTGGAACGACCAGAAAGAATTGCTAGATTAAAAGCTGCTCAAAGAATGGAGATTAAGGAGATTGGAAATTGGATGCTCGCCACTTCAACTGTAAGTTCATTTCAAGCTTCAGCTGCCAGAGCTATAATAGCTTTAGGAGCTGATGTAGCTATTGTTGCTGGAGAAAAAGAGGGTAAACTTAAAGCTAGTTTAAGAGCTACAAGTGAATTTTATAAAGTTACTGGAATTCATTTAGGTAGAGATTTAGCTGTTCCATTAGGGAAATTTTTGAATGGAGTTGGAAGTGGACATGCAATAGCAGCTGGAGTTAATGGATATGGAGATTTAAATGAGACAATAAATCAATTCACAAGCTTACTAATGAATCTTCTAAAAATTTCTAAATAA
- a CDS encoding prefoldin subunit beta, translated as MSEEGELPPQIQEQLLRLQQMEQTLQAIVTQKQQLELELAEAERAISELEKIDDKVAVYKSVGSILLQSDKQTLINELKERKELLSTRVTVLSKQEERTRAKIKEVQLKLQERLKSGSP; from the coding sequence ATGAGTGAAGAGGGAGAGTTACCTCCACAAATACAAGAGCAATTGTTAAGATTGCAGCAAATGGAGCAGACTTTACAAGCTATTGTTACCCAAAAACAACAGCTTGAACTTGAATTAGCTGAAGCAGAACGAGCAATTTCAGAACTTGAAAAAATAGATGATAAAGTTGCAGTTTATAAATCTGTAGGAAGTATTCTTCTTCAATCAGATAAACAAACCTTAATAAATGAGTTAAAAGAACGAAAAGAATTACTAAGCACTAGAGTAACTGTTTTAAGTAAACAAGAAGAGCGAACTAGAGCTAAAATTAAGGAAGTTCAATTAAAGCTTCAAGAAAGATTAAAAAGCGGTTCACCTTAA
- a CDS encoding ATP-binding cassette domain-containing protein, giving the protein MISIRNLTFTYAGLDKPSIKNVNLNIFQGEFIVLTGPSGCGKTTLCRCLNGLIPNFYPGEMKGEVYVCGLNTREHSTSELASHVGFVFQNPENQLFSLTIERDVAFGLENLGLSREEIKERVEWALNVVGINDLRNKAPYELSGGQQQKAAIASVLAMKPEIIVLDEPTSFLDPKSALEILKVIQNLNKQLNITVILIEHRLDFAAQLANRILIMNEGEIVLDGEPSNVLTEEAYLLGVGIPKVTFLFHQLKQENFNFNKIPVTIEEAALELRRLLKR; this is encoded by the coding sequence GTGATTTCTATCAGGAATTTAACCTTTACTTATGCTGGTTTAGATAAACCATCAATAAAAAATGTGAATCTTAATATTTTTCAAGGTGAATTTATTGTTTTAACAGGTCCAAGTGGTTGTGGAAAAACTACTTTATGTCGCTGCTTAAATGGCTTAATTCCAAATTTTTACCCTGGCGAAATGAAGGGAGAAGTTTACGTTTGTGGATTAAACACTCGAGAACACTCAACTTCAGAGTTAGCTTCACATGTAGGATTTGTTTTTCAAAATCCTGAAAATCAATTATTCTCTTTAACTATTGAAAGAGATGTAGCTTTTGGACTGGAAAATTTGGGTCTCTCAAGAGAAGAAATTAAGGAAAGGGTTGAGTGGGCTCTAAATGTTGTTGGGATAAATGATTTAAGAAATAAAGCACCTTATGAGCTTTCTGGTGGTCAACAACAAAAAGCAGCTATAGCATCAGTTTTAGCTATGAAACCTGAAATTATTGTTTTAGATGAACCCACATCCTTTTTAGATCCTAAATCTGCTTTGGAAATATTAAAGGTAATTCAAAATTTAAATAAACAACTTAACATTACTGTGATTTTAATTGAACATAGATTAGATTTTGCAGCGCAGCTTGCTAATAGAATATTAATAATGAATGAAGGTGAAATAGTTTTAGATGGTGAACCATCAAATGTTTTAACTGAGGAAGCTTATCTTTTAGGAGTTGGAATACCTAAAGTTACTTTTTTATTTCATCAATTAAAACAAGAAAACTTTAATTTCAATAAAATTCCTGTGACAATTGAGGAGGCTGCACTAGAATTAAGGAGGTTACTTAAACGATAA
- a CDS encoding ABC transporter ATP-binding protein produces the protein MKIENLRFSYIDKEEVLKGINLEISEGEFIAIMGENGAGKTTLIKHFNGLLKPSSGRVLVDGVDTRKASVASLSKLVGLVFQNPDHQLFCETVWDEVAFSLKNFNYTEDVIKARVRKILEILDLTKYSNSSPFTLSGGERKRVALASVLVWDPKYIVLDEPTIGQDYRQKDRLRNFILQLVTQGKAVIMVTHDVEFVAECHPRVILLSKGKIVADGSAEEILSNEEFINKCSLETPQISKLMKALKDLGVNQKIIDVYSAKSYLIKLLKR, from the coding sequence ATAAAAATAGAAAATTTAAGGTTTTCTTATATTGATAAAGAAGAGGTTTTAAAAGGTATAAATTTAGAAATTTCTGAAGGGGAATTCATCGCTATTATGGGTGAAAACGGCGCTGGAAAAACAACTTTAATTAAGCATTTTAATGGATTATTGAAGCCTTCTTCCGGTAGAGTTTTAGTTGATGGAGTTGATACGCGAAAAGCTAGTGTCGCTAGTTTATCTAAGCTTGTTGGGTTGGTATTTCAGAATCCTGATCATCAACTTTTTTGCGAAACAGTTTGGGATGAAGTTGCTTTCTCTTTAAAAAATTTTAATTATACTGAGGATGTTATTAAAGCTAGAGTAAGAAAGATTCTTGAAATTTTAGATTTAACTAAATATAGTAACTCTTCTCCATTTACTTTAAGTGGTGGAGAAAGAAAAAGAGTTGCATTAGCATCAGTTTTAGTTTGGGATCCAAAATACATTGTTTTAGATGAACCTACAATAGGCCAAGATTACCGTCAAAAAGATAGATTGCGAAATTTTATTTTACAATTAGTTACTCAAGGAAAAGCCGTAATTATGGTCACTCATGATGTTGAATTTGTTGCTGAATGCCATCCTAGAGTCATCTTGCTTTCTAAGGGGAAAATAGTTGCTGATGGTTCAGCTGAGGAAATACTTTCTAATGAAGAGTTTATTAATAAATGTTCTTTAGAGACTCCTCAAATATCGAAACTTATGAAAGCATTAAAAGATTTAGGAGTAAATCAAAAAATTATAGATGTTTACTCAGCTAAAAGTTATTTAATCAAGCTGCTTAAAAGGTGA